CGCCTGCACCTCCGCCACCAGCGGGCGGCGGCCTTCGAGGGTGACGGTCAGGCAGGTGCCGGGGACGGGCTCGGACCGGCGGGTGAGGAAGAGACCGGAGGGGTCGGCGAGCCCGGTGATCCCCTCGTCGTGCAGCTCGAAGCAGCCGACCTCGTCCGTGGTGCCGTACCGGTTCTTGACGCCTCGTACGAGGCGCAGGCGCGCGTGCCGGTCGCCCTCGAAGCTCAGGACGACGTCCACGAGGTGCTCCAGGAGGCGCGGTCCCGCGATGGCGCCGTCCTTGGTGACATGGCCGACCAGGAGCGTGGCCATGCCGCGCTCCTTGGAGGCGCGGATCAAAGCCCCGGCCACCTCGCGGACCTGGGACATGCCGCCGGGTGCGCCGTCGATCTCCGGAGAGGCCACCGTCTGCACGGAGTCGACGATGAGCAGGGACGGCTTCACCGCGTCCAGGTGGCCGAGGACCGCCGACAGGTCGGTCTCCGCCGCCAGATACAGATGGTCGTCGATCGCCTTGATGCGGTCGGCGCGCAGCCGGACCTGGCTCGCCGACTCCTCACCCGTGATGTACAGCGTGCGGTGCTCGTCGCTCGCCGCCTTGGCCGCCACGTCCAGCAGCAGCGTCGACTTGCCGACGCCCGGCTCGCCCGCCACGAGCACCACCGCGCCCGGTACGAGACCACCGCCGAGGACGCGGTCCAGCTCGGGCACACCGGTCGAGCGGGCGGTCGCCTGCCGGCCGTCGACCTGGCCGATGGGCAGCGCGCTCGTGGTGACGCGGCCGGGAGCCGTCGTGCGCACGGCGGGCGCGCCGTACTCCTCGACCGTCCCCCAGGCCTGGCACTCGGAGCAGCGGCCGAGCCACTTGGCCGTCTGCCAGCCGCACTCGGTGCAGCGGTAGGACGGCCGGTCCTTCGCGGTCTTCGTACGGGCAGCCATGACACGAACCGTAACCGCCGCCACTGACAGCGCCGTGACGAGCCGTTCGACACCCTTCGTCGATAGCGGGACACCCTTCGCATATCGGCCGCTTTGCAGGGCGAGTCCGGCAGGGACACGACATGGAATACAGGGTGCCTGCCCTCATTTGAGGGATCGTTTCACCCGTATGGATTAAATGTGCTCGAGCAGGGAGAAGGGCCCACCACAAGGCACCTACGGTCGCACGGGTGATGAGCAGCAGTCCCGAGACCTCGACCCGCACCACCGGCGCACACCGGGCGCACCGCGAGGCGCGCGACCGGGCCGCGGCGCGCACGGTGGCGCAGGGCCCGCCGACCCGTTACGAGCCGTACCTGGACGGCCTGTTCACCTACTGCCTGTCGGTGCTGTGCGACCACGACACGGCGACCGCCGCACTGGGTGACGTCCTCGCGCTCGCCGAACGCCGCGGCCATCGCGGCCGGGAGACGCCCGACGACCGCAGGGCCTGGCTGTACGCGCTCGCCCGCTGGTCCTGCCTGCGCAAGCTCGCCGAGGCCAGGCAGCGGCCGCCCGGCGCCCACGCGTCGGGCCGCCCCGAGGGCGCCGCCGCCGGCTCGCGGGCGGGGAGCAGGACCGGTCCGCGGGCGGACGCCCGGACCGCCTCACGCGCGGAGGGCGAGGCCGGGCCCGGCCCCGGCCCGCACGCGGCGGGACAGTCCGCGGCAGCCCGCCCCGCCGCCCGCCGCACTCCTTCCCCCGTCCCGGACGGCTTCGGAGGCCGCGCCGCCGATCTTCCCGACACCGCCGCCGAGGCGGAGCGGCGTCGGCGTGAACTCGCCCTGCTGGCCTGGCCGGAGGCCGCCGGCACGACGCCCGAGCAGCGCGAGGCGCTCGAACTCGCCGTGCGCCACCAGCTCACCGCGCACGAGGTCGCCGCGGTCCTCGGCACCGACCCGGTGGCCGCCCGCGAACTCCTCGCGGCGGGCGCCTGCGAGGTCGAGCGCACGCGCGCGGCCCTGGCCGTCGTCGAGACCGGCACCTGTCCGGGCGTGACCCGGCTCACCGGCGACAACCGCCTCGTCCTCGGCGCGGCCCTGCGCCGCGAACTGGTCCGGCACGTCGACGACTGCCCGCGCTGCCGCCGGACCGCGGAGCGCGCGGGCCCCGGCTCCTGGCCCGGCACCAGCGTCACGCCCGCCGCGCTGCCCGTACTCGAAGCCCCGCGCGCGGCCCTCCACAAGGCGATGACGCGCCTCCCGCGCGCGCGGGGCGCCGGCCCGCGCTTCGACCGGCGCGGCTTTCCGATGGACCCCAAGGACCACGCGGCCCGGCGTGACCGGCTACGCGCGCGTGCCGTCACGACCACGGTCGTCGCCACCGTCGTGGCCGCCCCCGTACTCGCCCTGTGGGCGGCCTACCGGGGGGCACCCCTCATCGGGGAGGGCGCCGACGGCCGGCCGGTCACCGCCAACGAGGGGCAGGACTCCGAGACACTCGGCGGCGAGGGCCCCGGCTACGAGAACGCGGGCAACGCCCGTAACCGGCCCGGCTCCCGCTTCACCCCGCGCAGCGGCTCGTCCGACGTCTCCGTGGAGGTCGTCAGCGTGGCGCCGGGGCAGCAGGGCGGGCTCTCCGTAGAGGCCAGTTCCGACGGTGGCACGACACTGATCACCCTCACGGCGACCGGCGATTCGGCGGTCCGCTGGTCGGCGCGGACCGCGGCGTCCTGGCTCTACCTGAGCCGGTCGTCCGGGACTCTGGAACCGGGGCAGTCGCTCACGGTCAAGGTGTACGTCGACCATCTGCGTGAGCCCAACGGGGCGTGGAACGCCCGGGTGGCGGTCGGCCCGGCGGGGGCGGTGGTCACGATCAGCGGTTACGGGACCGCGGGTCCCACGCGGCCGGGGCCCCGGCCGGATCCGCCTGCGCCGAGCGGGCCCGGGCCGTCGGATCCCGGGCCCGGACCCGGTCCCTCGGATCCCGGGCCCGAGCCGACGCCGTCCGGGCCCTCACCGTCCGATCCGGGGCCGTCCGAGCCCGAGCCGGAGCCGACGCCGTCCGGGCCGGGGCCGTCGGATCCGGAACCGGAGCCTCCGCCGGGCTCCCCCGGAGGGGATGAGCCGACGTC
This sequence is a window from Streptomyces ortus. Protein-coding genes within it:
- a CDS encoding BACON domain-containing protein, producing MSSSPETSTRTTGAHRAHREARDRAAARTVAQGPPTRYEPYLDGLFTYCLSVLCDHDTATAALGDVLALAERRGHRGRETPDDRRAWLYALARWSCLRKLAEARQRPPGAHASGRPEGAAAGSRAGSRTGPRADARTASRAEGEAGPGPGPHAAGQSAAARPAARRTPSPVPDGFGGRAADLPDTAAEAERRRRELALLAWPEAAGTTPEQREALELAVRHQLTAHEVAAVLGTDPVAARELLAAGACEVERTRAALAVVETGTCPGVTRLTGDNRLVLGAALRRELVRHVDDCPRCRRTAERAGPGSWPGTSVTPAALPVLEAPRAALHKAMTRLPRARGAGPRFDRRGFPMDPKDHAARRDRLRARAVTTTVVATVVAAPVLALWAAYRGAPLIGEGADGRPVTANEGQDSETLGGEGPGYENAGNARNRPGSRFTPRSGSSDVSVEVVSVAPGQQGGLSVEASSDGGTTLITLTATGDSAVRWSARTAASWLYLSRSSGTLEPGQSLTVKVYVDHLREPNGAWNARVAVGPAGAVVTISGYGTAGPTRPGPRPDPPAPSGPGPSDPGPGPGPSDPGPEPTPSGPSPSDPGPSEPEPEPTPSGPGPSDPEPEPPPGSPGGDEPTSGGSGDPSPSGS
- the radA gene encoding DNA repair protein RadA, whose translation is MAARTKTAKDRPSYRCTECGWQTAKWLGRCSECQAWGTVEEYGAPAVRTTAPGRVTTSALPIGQVDGRQATARSTGVPELDRVLGGGLVPGAVVLVAGEPGVGKSTLLLDVAAKAASDEHRTLYITGEESASQVRLRADRIKAIDDHLYLAAETDLSAVLGHLDAVKPSLLIVDSVQTVASPEIDGAPGGMSQVREVAGALIRASKERGMATLLVGHVTKDGAIAGPRLLEHLVDVVLSFEGDRHARLRLVRGVKNRYGTTDEVGCFELHDEGITGLADPSGLFLTRRSEPVPGTCLTVTLEGRRPLVAEVQALTVDTQIPTPRRTTSGLETSRVQMMLAVLEQRGRISALGKRDIYTATVGGVKLSEPAADLAIALALASAASDTPLPQNLVAIGEVGLAGEVRRVTGVQRRLAEAHRLGFTHALVPGDPGKVPPGMKVLEVADMGDALRVLPRSRRRDAPRDEEERR